A window of the Streptomyces luomodiensis genome harbors these coding sequences:
- a CDS encoding GTP-binding protein: MVYGHSDPGRPHIVEPVTLKILVAGGFGAGKTTLVGAVSEIKPLRTEELLTEAGRPVDDIAGVESKTTTTVAMDFGRITLREDLVLYLFGTPGQDRFWFLWDELATGALGAVVLADTRRLEDCFAAIDYFERRHIAFTVAVNCFEGAERYPEDSVRDALDLDPGTPVVLCDARERESAKHVLISVVEHAMLASTAGR, translated from the coding sequence ATGGTCTACGGGCACTCTGACCCGGGCCGCCCGCACATCGTCGAACCGGTCACACTGAAGATATTGGTGGCGGGCGGGTTCGGGGCGGGCAAGACGACTCTGGTGGGCGCGGTCAGCGAGATCAAACCGCTGCGCACCGAGGAGCTGCTCACCGAGGCGGGCCGGCCGGTCGACGACATCGCGGGGGTGGAGTCCAAGACGACCACCACCGTGGCCATGGACTTCGGACGCATCACGCTCCGGGAGGACCTGGTCCTCTATCTCTTCGGCACACCGGGCCAGGACCGCTTCTGGTTCCTGTGGGACGAGCTGGCCACCGGCGCGCTGGGCGCGGTGGTGCTGGCCGACACCCGCCGCCTGGAGGACTGCTTCGCCGCCATCGACTACTTCGAGCGCCGGCACATCGCCTTCACCGTGGCCGTCAACTGCTTCGAGGGGGCCGAGCGCTATCCGGAGGACTCGGTGCGCGACGCGCTGGACCTCGACCCCGGCACCCCGGTCGTCCTGTGCGACGCCCGGGAGCGCGAGTCGGCCAAACATGTCCTGATCTCGGTGGTGGAGCACGCGATGCTGGCCTCCACGGCCGGGCGCTGA
- a CDS encoding NAD(P)/FAD-dependent oxidoreductase, whose protein sequence is MTTVATVTVVGASLAGLHAARGLRSQGYDGRLVIVGEERHRPYDRPPLSKEFLTGEFPTGDGDPGEGPGRLALTDPEEEAELDAEWLLGVRAEALDTAAGEIRLAGGRTLRTDGVVIATGATPRTLPFPHPAGVHTLRTLDDAIRLRAALRAGAARVVVIGAGFIGAEVASSCAALGLDVTVVEAAPLPLVPQLGEEMARVCAALHARGGVTLLCGAGVAGLRGGGRVTGVELADGRVLPADVVVVGVGVRPAAGWLEGSGLALDDGVRCDQGCVTALPNVVAVGDVARLAQPGTARTVRAEHWTSGMLQGAVAARNLLAGSTVEPFEALPCFWSDQYGARIQYAGRRAPGDTVRVLEGDPADGGGFLAVYERDGMPTAALGIDRPRPFTRLRRELARAPQPAGR, encoded by the coding sequence ATGACGACGGTCGCCACGGTCACCGTGGTCGGGGCCTCCCTCGCGGGGCTGCACGCGGCGCGGGGCCTGCGCTCCCAGGGATACGACGGGCGGCTGGTGATCGTCGGGGAGGAGCGCCACCGTCCCTACGACCGCCCGCCGCTGTCCAAGGAGTTCCTGACCGGGGAGTTCCCGACCGGGGACGGCGACCCGGGCGAGGGGCCGGGCCGCCTCGCCCTGACCGACCCCGAGGAGGAGGCCGAACTGGACGCCGAGTGGCTGCTCGGCGTCCGGGCCGAGGCACTGGACACCGCGGCCGGGGAGATCCGCCTCGCGGGCGGCCGCACCCTGCGCACCGACGGCGTCGTCATCGCCACCGGGGCCACGCCCCGAACGCTGCCCTTCCCGCACCCGGCCGGAGTGCACACCCTGCGCACCCTCGACGACGCCATCCGGCTCCGCGCCGCGCTGCGCGCGGGTGCCGCACGGGTGGTCGTGATCGGCGCGGGCTTCATCGGCGCCGAGGTCGCCTCCTCCTGCGCCGCCCTCGGGCTCGACGTCACCGTCGTGGAGGCCGCGCCGCTGCCGCTGGTGCCCCAACTGGGCGAGGAGATGGCCCGGGTGTGCGCCGCGCTGCACGCGCGGGGCGGGGTCACCCTGCTGTGCGGCGCCGGCGTCGCCGGTCTGCGCGGCGGCGGCCGGGTCACCGGCGTGGAACTGGCCGATGGACGGGTGCTGCCCGCCGATGTGGTGGTCGTCGGCGTCGGGGTGCGTCCGGCCGCCGGGTGGCTGGAAGGCTCCGGTCTGGCGCTGGACGACGGGGTGCGGTGCGACCAGGGCTGTGTCACCGCGCTGCCCAACGTGGTGGCCGTCGGGGACGTGGCCCGGCTGGCCCAGCCGGGCACCGCGCGCACCGTGCGGGCCGAGCACTGGACCAGCGGGATGCTGCAAGGCGCCGTCGCCGCCCGCAATCTGCTCGCCGGGTCCACCGTCGAACCTTTCGAGGCGCTCCCCTGCTTCTGGTCCGACCAGTACGGCGCGCGCATCCAGTACGCCGGGCGGCGGGCGCCCGGCGACACGGTCCGCGTCCTCGAGGGGGACCCGGCCGACGGCGGCGGCTTCCTCGCCGTCTACGAACGTGACGGGATGCCCACCGCCGCCCTCGGCATCGACCGGCCTCGGCCTTTCACGCGGCTGCGCCGCGAGCTGGCCCGCGCTCCGCAGCCGGCCGGGAGGTGA
- a CDS encoding sensor histidine kinase, with product MRFRGKSIRRKIVALLLVPLVSLTAIWAFATVITGREAMQLLNASDIIDKAGQPAEVAVHAVQDERRQTLILLADPRQSDALPVLHSLQRKTDQAIDKLRAADSDGDIHGKMNGDSEEQLDNILKAADGLDSLRRKVEDEGISSAQAYEYYNKLVDLCYTFRSSLHAVPDTDLDKQGRALVAMIRAREALSREDALFASALTARKMTMADLKAMSDLVAERTLLYEVNLPILPDSEQKIFADYRRTNAAPAALRVAEGKLFSAMDPDTAIRALDQEHWEAAAHPVLNDYDRLGEEATDRLQKRIDPVADAVMLKAGIAGILGLVALVVSVFVSFRIGRGLVRDLSRLRKDAQEVASVRLPSVMRRLGAGEQVDVETEAPRLDYGPDEMGQVGQALNTLQRAAVEAAVKQAELRQGVSDVFVNLARRSQVLLHRQLTLLDTMERRTEDTDELADLFRLDHMTTRMRRHAEGLVILSGAAPSRQWRKPIRLMDVVRAAVAEVEDYERIEVRRLPRIAVVGPAVGDLTHLVAELLENATVFSPPHTAVHVHGERVAKGFTLEIHDRGLGMTPDALLEANLRLAETPEFQLSDTDRLGLFVVSRLAQRQGVRVSLQPSPYGGTTAIVLIPATLLTEEDVRRDTDDPDTGGRYIDTPRRGVGDVRLGPVEEPGPAAPAASLTAASASSVSSAHEGHDDPDEDEEVGGIFRARGLKGRRSGRTGPVPSTVEQHQQAADGPVPAPGGGPAPLPRRVPPVLVADHGRPVENTSGGRHARPQGPGQPSWAERPDGQGRDQTRAQGRDQAQGPRGPRRAGGGPEQRPVPTQRAASGLPKRVRQASLAPQLKNDPAPSDEADRPPAETDPERDAEQARATMAALQRGWQRGRRQSATGSGGVDVSQGTTPEGDGR from the coding sequence ATGCGCTTTCGCGGTAAGTCCATCCGCAGGAAGATCGTGGCGCTGTTGCTGGTGCCGCTCGTGTCACTGACGGCGATCTGGGCCTTCGCCACGGTGATCACCGGTCGGGAGGCGATGCAACTGCTGAACGCCTCCGACATCATCGACAAGGCCGGTCAGCCGGCCGAGGTCGCGGTGCACGCCGTACAGGACGAACGCCGGCAGACACTCATCCTGCTCGCCGATCCGCGGCAGTCGGACGCCCTGCCCGTGCTCCACTCCCTGCAACGCAAGACCGACCAGGCCATCGACAAGCTGCGGGCCGCCGATTCGGACGGCGATATACACGGCAAGATGAACGGCGACTCCGAGGAACAGCTCGACAACATCCTCAAGGCCGCCGACGGTCTGGACAGTCTGCGGCGCAAGGTCGAGGACGAGGGGATCTCGTCCGCGCAAGCATATGAGTATTACAACAAGCTTGTCGATCTCTGTTATACCTTCCGCAGCTCCCTGCACGCGGTGCCCGACACCGATCTCGACAAGCAGGGCCGTGCGCTGGTCGCCATGATCCGCGCCCGGGAGGCGCTCTCCCGCGAGGACGCGCTGTTCGCCTCGGCGCTGACGGCGCGCAAGATGACGATGGCGGACCTCAAGGCGATGTCCGACCTCGTCGCCGAGCGCACCCTGCTCTACGAGGTCAACCTGCCGATCCTGCCGGACTCCGAGCAGAAGATCTTCGCCGACTACCGGCGCACCAACGCCGCCCCCGCCGCCCTGCGCGTGGCCGAGGGCAAGCTCTTCTCCGCGATGGACCCCGACACCGCCATCCGGGCCCTGGACCAGGAGCACTGGGAGGCCGCGGCCCACCCCGTCCTCAACGACTACGACCGGCTCGGCGAAGAGGCCACCGACCGGCTCCAGAAGCGCATCGACCCGGTGGCCGACGCCGTGATGCTCAAGGCGGGCATCGCCGGGATCCTCGGCCTGGTGGCCCTCGTCGTCTCCGTCTTCGTCTCGTTCCGGATCGGCCGCGGCCTGGTCCGCGACCTCTCCCGGCTGCGCAAGGACGCCCAGGAGGTCGCCAGCGTCCGGCTGCCGAGCGTGATGCGCCGCCTCGGCGCGGGCGAGCAGGTCGACGTGGAGACCGAGGCGCCCCGGCTGGACTACGGCCCCGATGAGATGGGCCAGGTGGGCCAGGCCCTCAACACCCTCCAGCGGGCAGCCGTCGAGGCCGCGGTCAAACAGGCCGAGCTCCGCCAGGGCGTCTCCGACGTCTTCGTCAACCTCGCCCGCCGCAGCCAGGTGCTGCTGCACCGTCAGCTCACCCTCCTCGACACCATGGAGCGGCGCACCGAGGACACCGACGAGCTGGCCGACCTGTTCCGCCTGGACCATATGACCACCCGTATGCGGCGGCACGCCGAGGGCCTGGTCATCCTCTCCGGCGCGGCCCCCTCCCGGCAGTGGCGCAAGCCGATCCGGCTGATGGACGTGGTGCGGGCCGCCGTCGCCGAGGTGGAGGACTACGAGCGGATCGAGGTCCGCCGGCTGCCGCGGATCGCGGTGGTCGGCCCGGCCGTCGGCGACCTCACCCACCTCGTCGCCGAACTGCTGGAGAACGCCACCGTCTTCTCACCGCCGCACACCGCCGTCCATGTGCACGGTGAGCGGGTCGCCAAGGGCTTCACGCTGGAGATCCACGACCGCGGCCTCGGCATGACGCCCGACGCGCTGCTGGAGGCCAATCTCCGGCTCGCCGAGACCCCCGAGTTCCAGCTGTCCGACACCGACCGGCTCGGACTGTTCGTGGTCAGCCGGCTCGCCCAGCGGCAGGGGGTGCGGGTCTCGCTCCAGCCCTCGCCGTACGGCGGCACCACGGCCATCGTGCTCATCCCCGCCACCCTGCTCACCGAGGAAGACGTCCGGAGGGACACCGACGACCCCGACACCGGCGGCCGTTATATCGACACCCCGCGGCGCGGTGTGGGCGACGTCCGGCTGGGGCCCGTCGAAGAGCCCGGCCCGGCCGCACCGGCGGCGTCCCTGACGGCAGCCTCGGCGTCCTCGGTGTCCTCGGCGCACGAGGGCCACGACGACCCCGACGAGGACGAGGAAGTGGGCGGAATCTTCCGGGCGCGCGGCCTGAAGGGCCGTCGGTCCGGGCGCACCGGGCCGGTGCCATCCACCGTGGAGCAGCACCAGCAGGCCGCGGACGGCCCGGTTCCCGCACCGGGCGGCGGCCCCGCGCCGCTGCCCCGCCGCGTCCCGCCGGTCCTGGTCGCCGACCACGGCCGGCCGGTCGAGAACACATCCGGCGGACGGCACGCCCGTCCGCAGGGCCCGGGGCAGCCGTCCTGGGCCGAGCGTCCCGACGGCCAGGGCCGGGACCAGACGCGGGCGCAGGGCCGGGACCAGGCCCAGGGCCCGCGGGGCCCGCGGCGCGCGGGAGGGGGCCCGGAACAGCGCCCGGTGCCCACCCAGCGGGCGGCCTCCGGCCTCCCCAAGCGGGTACGGCAGGCCAGCCTGGCCCCGCAGTTGAAGAACGACCCCGCACCTTCGGACGAGGCAGACCGACCTCCTGCCGAGACCGATCCCGAGCGCGATGCCGAGCAGGCGAGGGCCACCATGGCCGCACTGCAACGGGGATGGCAGCGCGGTCGGCGGCAGTCGGCCACCGGATCCGGCGGTGTGGACGTAAGTCAGGGAACGACACCTGAGGGGGACGGTCGATGA
- a CDS encoding ABC transporter permease — protein MPAAPASGSRLRLTALLAPPLLWLTLAYLGSLAVLLLSAFWATDSFTSDVVHTWNTDNFHELLTTPVYRTIALRTLSIAAAVTVIDALLALPMAFFMARVAGRRWRRPLLVAVVTPLWAGYLVKAYAWRVMLGEDGVVNAALAPLGLHGPGYGTTAAVIVLGYLWLPYMILPVYAALERLPGRVLEASADLGAGAWRTLRSVVLPAVRPAVLAGSVFTFSLSLGDYLTVQIVGGKTQLLGNVIASQVTLDLPMAAALSAVPVVLIVCYLAAVRRAGALDSL, from the coding sequence ATGCCGGCCGCGCCCGCTTCCGGCTCGCGGCTGCGCCTGACCGCGCTCCTCGCCCCGCCCCTGCTCTGGCTGACCCTGGCCTATCTGGGCTCACTCGCCGTCCTGCTGCTGTCGGCCTTCTGGGCCACCGACTCCTTCACCTCCGATGTCGTCCACACCTGGAACACCGACAACTTCCACGAGCTGCTGACCACCCCCGTCTACCGCACCATCGCCCTGCGCACCCTGTCCATCGCGGCCGCCGTCACCGTCATCGACGCCCTCCTCGCCCTGCCCATGGCCTTCTTCATGGCGCGGGTCGCCGGCCGGCGCTGGCGGCGGCCGCTGCTGGTCGCCGTGGTCACCCCGCTGTGGGCCGGCTATCTGGTCAAGGCGTACGCCTGGCGGGTCATGCTGGGTGAGGACGGCGTCGTGAACGCCGCCCTCGCCCCGCTCGGGCTGCACGGACCTGGCTACGGCACCACCGCCGCCGTCATCGTGCTCGGCTACCTCTGGCTGCCCTACATGATCCTGCCGGTGTACGCGGCCCTGGAACGGCTCCCCGGGCGCGTCCTGGAGGCATCCGCCGACCTCGGCGCCGGCGCCTGGCGCACCCTGCGCTCCGTCGTCCTGCCCGCCGTACGCCCCGCCGTGCTCGCCGGGTCCGTCTTCACCTTCTCGCTCAGCCTGGGCGACTACCTCACCGTGCAGATCGTCGGCGGCAAGACCCAGCTGCTGGGCAATGTCATCGCCTCGCAGGTCACCCTGGATCTGCCGATGGCCGCCGCGCTCTCCGCCGTCCCCGTCGTCCTCATCGTCTGCTATCTGGCCGCCGTACGTCGTGCGGGCGCCCTCGACTCGCTCTAG
- a CDS encoding ABC transporter substrate-binding protein, producing MRKRKMSAGRSVAAVCALLLTAAAAGCGSGGDDGKGGHAPEKLGKGEGEVNIIAWAGYAEDGSNDPKVDWVHPFEKKTGCKVNTKTAGTSDEMVSLMKTGQYDTVSASGDATLRLIASGDAAPVNTALVPHYKDIFPALKQQPFNSRDGRMYGIPHGRGANLLMYRTDKVTPAPDSWRAVFDDAARYEGHVTAYDSPIYIADAALYLMRAKPSLGIENPYALDQKQLDAAVALLKKQHKAVGEYWSDYQKEITAFKGGDSVIGTTWQVIANLTKDEKAPVKAVLPKEGATGWSDTWMVSSKADHPNCAYRWLDWIVSPKVNAQVAEYFGEAPANRKACAETSDPDHCAIYHADDEKYFKRVHFWTTPIKQCLDGRKDTDCTDYAQWTRAWTEVKG from the coding sequence ATGCGGAAACGGAAGATGTCTGCGGGGAGGTCCGTGGCCGCGGTCTGCGCGCTGCTGCTGACCGCGGCCGCCGCCGGGTGCGGCTCCGGCGGCGATGACGGCAAGGGCGGCCACGCACCCGAGAAACTCGGCAAGGGCGAAGGCGAGGTCAACATCATCGCCTGGGCCGGCTACGCCGAGGACGGCTCCAACGACCCGAAGGTCGACTGGGTCCACCCGTTCGAGAAGAAGACCGGCTGCAAGGTGAACACCAAGACGGCCGGCACCTCCGACGAGATGGTCTCGCTGATGAAGACCGGGCAGTACGACACGGTCTCCGCCTCCGGCGACGCCACCTTGCGCCTCATCGCCTCCGGCGACGCTGCCCCCGTCAACACCGCACTGGTGCCCCACTACAAGGACATCTTCCCGGCGCTCAAACAGCAGCCGTTCAACTCCAGGGACGGCCGGATGTACGGCATCCCGCACGGCCGGGGCGCCAACCTCCTGATGTACCGCACCGACAAGGTCACCCCCGCCCCCGACTCCTGGCGCGCCGTCTTCGACGACGCCGCCCGGTACGAGGGGCATGTCACCGCCTACGACTCGCCCATCTACATCGCCGACGCCGCGCTCTATCTGATGCGTGCCAAGCCCTCGCTCGGCATCGAGAACCCCTACGCGCTCGACCAGAAGCAGCTCGACGCCGCCGTCGCCCTGCTGAAGAAGCAGCACAAGGCGGTGGGGGAGTACTGGAGCGACTACCAGAAGGAGATCACCGCCTTCAAGGGCGGCGACAGCGTCATCGGCACCACCTGGCAGGTCATCGCCAACCTCACCAAGGACGAGAAGGCCCCGGTGAAGGCGGTGCTCCCCAAGGAGGGCGCCACCGGCTGGTCCGACACCTGGATGGTCTCCTCGAAGGCCGACCACCCCAACTGTGCCTACCGGTGGCTCGACTGGATCGTGTCGCCCAAGGTCAACGCCCAGGTCGCCGAGTACTTCGGCGAGGCCCCGGCCAACCGTAAGGCCTGCGCCGAGACCTCCGACCCCGACCACTGCGCGATCTACCACGCGGACGACGAGAAGTACTTCAAGCGCGTCCACTTCTGGACCACGCCCATCAAACAGTGCCTGGACGGCCGCAAGGACACCGACTGCACCGACTACGCCCAGTGGACCAGGGCCTGGACGGAGGTCAAGGGCTGA
- a CDS encoding ABC transporter permease: MRLSRTAKVVLGCVTAAGLALVYVPLLLVLLNSVNADRSFGWPPSGLTGRWWRAALHSDGARQALLTSVRAGLAATAIALVLGTLAAYAVHRHRFFGRRTVSFLLVLPIALPGIVSGIALNAAFRTVLEPIGIGFGLFTVVVGHATFCVVIVFNNIGARLSRLAPSLAEASADLGARPWQTFRYVTFPAMRSALFAGGLLAFALSFDEIVVTTFTAGPGTRTLPIWIYENLARPHQAPVVNVVAALLVLLSVVPVYIAQRLSSDTAGGRL, translated from the coding sequence ATGCGGCTGTCGCGCACCGCCAAAGTGGTCCTCGGCTGTGTCACCGCGGCCGGGCTCGCCCTCGTCTACGTCCCCCTGCTGCTGGTGCTGCTCAACTCCGTCAACGCCGACCGCTCCTTCGGCTGGCCGCCCAGCGGCCTCACCGGCCGGTGGTGGCGGGCCGCGCTGCACAGCGACGGCGCCCGCCAGGCCCTGCTCACCTCGGTCAGGGCCGGGCTCGCCGCCACCGCGATCGCCCTGGTCCTGGGCACCCTGGCCGCGTACGCCGTCCACCGCCACCGCTTCTTCGGGCGGCGGACCGTCTCCTTCCTGCTCGTCCTGCCGATCGCGCTGCCCGGCATCGTCAGCGGTATCGCCCTCAACGCCGCCTTCCGCACCGTCCTGGAACCGATCGGCATCGGCTTCGGCCTGTTCACGGTGGTCGTCGGACACGCCACCTTCTGCGTCGTGATCGTCTTCAACAACATCGGCGCCCGGCTGAGCCGGCTCGCGCCCTCGCTGGCCGAGGCGTCCGCGGACCTCGGGGCGCGCCCCTGGCAGACCTTCCGGTACGTCACCTTCCCGGCCATGCGCTCGGCGCTCTTCGCGGGCGGGCTGCTGGCCTTCGCGCTCTCCTTCGACGAGATCGTCGTCACGACCTTCACCGCCGGGCCCGGCACCCGCACCCTGCCCATCTGGATCTACGAGAACCTGGCCCGCCCCCACCAGGCCCCCGTCGTCAACGTCGTCGCCGCGCTGCTCGTCCTGCTGTCCGTGGTGCCCGTGTACATCGCCCAGCGGCTGTCCTCGGACACCGCGGGCGGCCGGCTGTGA
- a CDS encoding DUF742 domain-containing protein produces MSGDGESATRWFDDAAGPVVRPYAMTRGRTRSAAEGKLDLIAVVVADSATHRTVADQTLSPEHIDIVELSRDSPQSVAELAAELDLPIGVVRVLIGDLLHAALVRVSRPVPPAELPDESILREVINGLRAL; encoded by the coding sequence ATGAGCGGAGACGGGGAGAGCGCCACCCGATGGTTCGACGACGCGGCCGGACCGGTGGTCAGACCCTATGCGATGACGCGGGGACGCACCCGCAGCGCCGCCGAGGGAAAGCTGGACCTGATCGCGGTCGTCGTCGCCGACAGCGCCACCCACCGGACCGTCGCCGATCAGACGTTGTCCCCGGAGCACATCGACATCGTCGAGCTGAGCCGGGACAGCCCGCAGTCCGTCGCCGAACTGGCGGCCGAGCTCGACCTTCCGATCGGCGTCGTCCGTGTGCTCATCGGCGATCTGCTCCACGCCGCACTCGTCCGAGTGTCCCGGCCCGTACCTCCGGCGGAACTGCCGGACGAGAGTATTCTGCGCGAGGTGATCAATGGTCTACGGGCACTCTGA
- a CDS encoding roadblock/LC7 domain-containing protein, translating into MTASNAAARNDSPNASGELNWLLDELVGRVGSIRKALVLSGDGLPTGGSRDLSREDGEHLAAVASGFHSLAKGVGRHFEVGRVRQTIVELDDAFLFVTAAGDGSCLAVLADADSDVGQIAYEMTLLVKRVGVHLGSAPRSSG; encoded by the coding sequence ATGACCGCATCGAATGCCGCAGCACGCAACGACTCGCCCAACGCGTCGGGCGAACTGAACTGGCTGCTCGACGAACTGGTCGGACGAGTGGGCAGCATCCGCAAGGCGCTGGTGCTCTCCGGGGACGGGCTGCCCACCGGCGGCTCCCGCGATCTGTCCCGGGAGGACGGTGAACACCTGGCCGCCGTGGCCTCCGGTTTCCACAGCCTCGCCAAGGGCGTCGGCCGCCACTTCGAGGTCGGCCGGGTCCGTCAGACCATCGTCGAGCTCGACGACGCCTTCCTGTTCGTCACCGCGGCGGGCGACGGCAGCTGTCTGGCCGTCCTGGCCGATGCCGACTCCGATGTGGGCCAGATAGCATACGAGATGACGCTGCTGGTCAAGCGGGTGGGCGTGCATCTGGGCTCCGCTCCGCGATCCAGTGGGTGA
- a CDS encoding ABC transporter ATP-binding protein, which yields MAETETRTRTRTTTTRTAVRLHAVTKDFGTVRAVDAVDLTVHEGEFFSLLGPSGSGKTTLLRLIAGFEQATGGRIELAGRDVTATPPNRRDVHTVFQDYALFPHMSVEQNVAYALTVRGVRKAERIARAREALTTVRLDGFAARRPAELSGGQRQRVALARALVDRPAVLLLDEPLGALDRGLRQEMQTELKELQRTTGITFLLVTHDQEEALTMSDRLAVVRDGRIEQTGPPVEVYEHPATVFVAGFVGTTNLLRGEAAVRVVGRPGTYSIRPERIRLTDPAEPSAELPAGPSGPAGPTDPAEPPVDGRRTVTGRVTDVVHAGAHTRFTIALPHGDRLTVHRQNLTGLPESARPGGEIRLSWDDRDAFPVPG from the coding sequence GTGGCGGAGACGGAGACCAGGACGCGGACCCGGACCACGACGACGCGCACGGCCGTCCGGCTCCATGCCGTCACCAAGGACTTCGGCACGGTGCGCGCGGTGGACGCCGTCGACCTCACCGTCCACGAAGGTGAGTTCTTCTCCCTGCTCGGTCCCTCCGGCTCGGGGAAGACCACCCTGCTGCGGCTGATCGCGGGCTTCGAACAGGCCACCGGCGGCCGGATCGAACTCGCCGGGCGCGATGTCACCGCGACGCCCCCCAACCGCCGCGATGTGCACACCGTCTTCCAGGACTACGCCCTCTTCCCGCACATGAGCGTCGAACAGAACGTGGCCTACGCGCTGACCGTACGCGGCGTCCGCAAGGCCGAGCGGATCGCCCGTGCCCGTGAGGCGCTGACCACCGTACGGCTGGACGGCTTCGCCGCCCGCCGCCCCGCCGAACTCTCCGGCGGCCAGCGCCAGCGCGTCGCCCTGGCCCGCGCCCTCGTCGACCGGCCCGCCGTGCTGCTCCTCGACGAACCGCTCGGCGCCCTGGACCGGGGGCTCCGGCAGGAGATGCAGACCGAACTCAAGGAGTTGCAGCGCACCACCGGCATCACCTTCCTGCTGGTCACCCACGACCAGGAGGAGGCACTGACCATGAGCGACCGGCTGGCCGTGGTCCGCGACGGCCGTATCGAGCAGACCGGTCCGCCGGTCGAGGTGTACGAACACCCCGCCACCGTCTTCGTCGCGGGCTTCGTCGGCACCACCAACCTGCTGCGCGGCGAGGCCGCGGTCCGTGTCGTGGGCCGCCCCGGCACCTACTCCATCCGGCCCGAGCGGATCCGGCTCACCGATCCCGCCGAACCGTCCGCCGAGCTGCCCGCCGGTCCCAGCGGTCCCGCCGGTCCCACCGATCCCGCCGAGCCGCCCGTCGACGGCCGGCGGACCGTCACGGGGCGCGTCACCGATGTCGTGCACGCCGGGGCGCACACCCGCTTCACCATCGCGCTTCCCCACGGCGACCGCCTCACCGTGCACCGCCAGAACCTCACCGGACTCCCCGAATCCGCCCGTCCGGGCGGCGAGATCCGGCTTTCCTGGGACGATCGGGACGCCTTCCCCGTACCCGGCTGA
- a CDS encoding bifunctional 3-phenylpropionate/cinnamic acid dioxygenase ferredoxin subunit: protein MIPVCRIEDLPEGESVRVEAGDATAAIAVFHTDGAYYAIDDTCSHQDASLSEGWLEGCYVECPLHAALFDLRSGEPTCLPARQPVRTHAVTVVDGMLYVHPAAHTVPGEPARTAPEEAVA from the coding sequence ATGATTCCCGTCTGCCGTATCGAGGACCTGCCGGAGGGTGAGTCGGTGCGGGTCGAGGCCGGCGACGCCACCGCGGCGATCGCGGTGTTCCACACCGACGGCGCGTACTACGCCATCGATGACACCTGTAGCCACCAGGACGCCTCCCTGTCCGAAGGGTGGCTGGAGGGCTGTTACGTCGAATGCCCGCTGCACGCCGCGCTGTTCGATCTGCGCTCCGGCGAGCCGACCTGCCTGCCCGCACGTCAGCCCGTACGGACCCACGCAGTCACGGTCGTGGACGGAATGCTGTATGTCCACCCCGCGGCGCACACTGTTCCCGGCGAGCCCGCGCGCACGGCACCGGAAGAAGCCGTGGCATGA
- a CDS encoding MIP/aquaporin family protein, which yields MSNGDIVTGEVIGTAILILFGAGVCAAVTLNHSKAKSAGWIVIAFGWGFGVMAGAYTAAPLSGAHLNPAVTVGVAVDTGDWDKVPLYLLGQLIGAVIGAVLCWALYYAQFAANADERNALPTLGIFSTVPEIRNPVANLLTEIIATVALVLPLLAFGRVDGIGIGPVDGGGSGDGTVIYGSGLSVLLVAFLVVGIGLSLGGPTGYAINPARDLGPRLAHALLPIPHKGTSDWGYAWIPVVGPLIGAVLAGLVFNAAF from the coding sequence ATGAGCAATGGGGACATCGTCACCGGTGAGGTCATCGGCACCGCGATACTGATTCTCTTCGGGGCGGGCGTCTGCGCCGCCGTCACCCTGAACCACTCCAAGGCCAAGTCGGCCGGGTGGATCGTCATCGCCTTCGGGTGGGGCTTCGGCGTCATGGCCGGTGCCTACACCGCGGCGCCGCTGTCCGGCGCCCACCTCAATCCGGCGGTGACCGTGGGCGTCGCCGTCGACACCGGCGACTGGGACAAGGTGCCGCTCTACCTCCTCGGACAGCTGATCGGCGCGGTGATCGGCGCGGTGCTGTGCTGGGCGCTGTACTACGCGCAGTTCGCCGCCAACGCCGATGAGCGGAACGCCCTTCCCACGCTCGGCATCTTCTCCACCGTCCCGGAGATCCGGAACCCGGTGGCCAATCTCCTCACCGAGATCATCGCGACGGTCGCGCTGGTGCTGCCGCTGCTCGCGTTCGGCAGGGTCGACGGCATCGGGATCGGCCCGGTCGACGGCGGCGGCAGCGGCGACGGCACTGTGATCTACGGTTCGGGTCTGTCCGTCCTGCTCGTCGCCTTCCTGGTGGTCGGCATCGGCCTCTCCCTGGGCGGGCCCACCGGCTACGCCATCAACCCAGCGCGCGACCTCGGGCCACGCCTCGCCCACGCCCTGCTGCCCATCCCCCACAAGGGCACCTCGGACTGGGGGTACGCCTGGATACCGGTGGTGGGCCCGCTGATCGGGGCCGTCCTCGCGGGGCTCGTCTTCAACGCAGCCTTCTGA